From Paenibacillus sp. V4I7, one genomic window encodes:
- a CDS encoding sensor histidine kinase produces MTATPWNLNRVKDFRIRTKIFLSNMILILFISSAIGGVAIYASTKFIESNTRDLSMQVIHQVSDNIEIRAKEAFTSSVYVLSDSNIRQIAAEQGEQVTGDNYPAFRSRMEFLLAQYGNGNPYMNAIMIQTHKGQVYWWENKKGLDRTLNHDDVTVMTSHASDYLKNHERSTSWSPSLRMQKEVFLIRDFTDLSQIDRSLGTIVISIDSDYFLSLGSNSSIIKQNNVAILNPFNELLAGGGTPRMDNLISRSLSYTLKENDDSMAIVDHAAGGSHLFVQERTSTLGWRVLCFIPMSELLSNTRVLVFVIALVSLLAVLISTGIAVLLSNSTTRNIKILEQTMRRVEDGNFDVRIIPLGRDEIGSLSIRFNFMLSRINDLINTVYKEQIAKQQAEFTVLMSQINPHFLYNTLGTVKWYARMNRQPEIERMVTSVIELLKSSVRRVGEFHSLEQEINQLKNYIYIQKIGYGDAFHMDYEVDEWLMESEVPYFILQPLVENAILHGIEMSKGNGRIVLYARIEEKQLLLIVEDNGRGMEAEQAHNLLNAATRKESVPGVTSIGIHNVNERIQLYYGEKYGLSYESAPGLGTKAIVRIPHRTHRQRRNEHVERHDR; encoded by the coding sequence ATGACAGCCACCCCGTGGAACTTAAATCGGGTCAAGGACTTTCGCATCCGAACGAAAATATTTCTATCTAATATGATTCTTATTTTGTTCATTTCATCGGCGATTGGTGGAGTTGCCATCTATGCCTCTACGAAATTCATTGAATCGAATACAAGAGACCTCTCGATGCAGGTCATTCATCAAGTTTCCGACAATATTGAAATTAGAGCGAAGGAAGCATTCACTTCCTCCGTTTACGTCCTAAGTGACAGTAATATTCGGCAAATTGCTGCTGAACAAGGTGAACAAGTGACAGGTGACAACTATCCGGCTTTTCGCAGCCGAATGGAGTTCTTGCTGGCTCAGTACGGAAATGGGAATCCCTATATGAATGCCATTATGATTCAAACTCATAAGGGGCAGGTGTACTGGTGGGAAAATAAAAAAGGCTTGGATCGTACACTAAATCATGATGATGTAACCGTGATGACAAGCCATGCCTCTGATTATTTGAAAAATCATGAACGAAGTACAAGCTGGTCGCCTTCTCTGAGAATGCAAAAAGAAGTGTTCCTTATCAGGGATTTCACTGATCTGAGTCAAATAGATCGTAGTCTTGGCACGATTGTCATCAGTATCGATTCGGATTATTTCTTGTCCCTGGGAAGCAATAGCTCCATCATTAAGCAAAATAACGTTGCGATTCTCAATCCTTTTAACGAACTGCTTGCTGGTGGCGGAACCCCTCGCATGGACAATCTCATCTCAAGGAGCTTAAGTTATACGCTTAAGGAGAATGATGACTCTATGGCAATTGTCGACCATGCTGCGGGAGGGAGTCATTTATTCGTCCAAGAACGAACATCTACGCTGGGCTGGCGGGTGCTTTGTTTTATTCCGATGTCTGAGCTTCTGTCCAATACACGCGTGTTAGTTTTTGTGATCGCTCTCGTTTCACTGCTTGCCGTTCTGATATCTACCGGAATTGCCGTATTACTTTCAAATTCTACGACGCGAAATATCAAGATCTTGGAGCAAACGATGCGCCGAGTCGAAGATGGCAATTTCGATGTTCGAATTATTCCGCTGGGGCGGGATGAGATTGGTAGTTTGTCTATACGGTTCAATTTTATGCTGTCTCGGATTAACGATTTAATAAACACGGTGTATAAAGAGCAAATTGCCAAACAACAGGCTGAATTTACTGTCCTCATGAGTCAGATTAATCCTCATTTCCTTTATAACACGTTAGGTACTGTGAAATGGTATGCTCGCATGAACCGTCAACCCGAGATAGAGCGAATGGTCACTTCCGTTATTGAATTATTGAAATCCTCGGTACGACGTGTTGGCGAATTCCACAGCTTGGAGCAAGAGATTAACCAATTAAAAAACTATATTTATATTCAAAAAATTGGTTATGGCGATGCCTTTCACATGGACTATGAAGTCGATGAATGGTTGATGGAAAGCGAGGTGCCTTACTTCATTCTTCAGCCGCTTGTCGAAAATGCGATTCTTCACGGCATCGAAATGTCCAAGGGGAATGGACGAATTGTCCTTTATGCACGCATAGAAGAGAAGCAGCTCCTGCTCATTGTCGAAGATAACGGAAGAGGGATGGAAGCTGAACAAGCGCATAATCTATTGAACGCAGCAACACGTAAAGAATCGGTTCCAGGAGTGACGAGTATAGGCATTCACAATGTGAATGAACGCATTCAGCTGTATTATGGGGAGAAATATGGCCTTAGTTACGAAAGTGCACCGGGATTAGGTACGAAAGCTATTGTGCGAATTCCGCATAGAACGCATCGGCAAAGGAGGAATGAGCATGTTGAACGCCATGATCGTTGA